In Leucobacter insecticola, one DNA window encodes the following:
- a CDS encoding YegS/Rv2252/BmrU family lipid kinase, which translates to MTPHGHIAVLSNPFAGKGRGRTAAAAAIAELRARGVEVRAYAGASAADTVALAAQALRDDPALLVVVGGDGTMSEVLESVLGSAVPLALVPAGTGNDLARTLGIPRTDPADAAALAVTGTIRDLDVGELQCSGRVKHFLTIAALGFDAKVSDRTNRLRWPSGSLRYYLALVIELLRLSPLAFKVQIDDEPERAEPGTLIAIGNTVSYGGGMPICAGADPSDGFFDVVHVAPMRRWELIRLFPKLLRGQHLELPQVSQRRVHKVGVSAPGLSIYADGEFVGTDTCAITVLPARLKMMVPHATAEEDRS; encoded by the coding sequence GTGACCCCGCACGGGCACATCGCCGTGCTCTCAAACCCCTTCGCGGGCAAGGGTCGCGGGCGCACAGCCGCCGCGGCCGCGATCGCCGAATTGCGTGCGCGTGGTGTCGAGGTGCGCGCGTACGCCGGTGCGTCTGCCGCAGACACGGTGGCGCTTGCGGCGCAGGCGCTGCGCGATGACCCCGCCCTCCTGGTGGTGGTGGGCGGCGACGGCACCATGTCGGAGGTCCTCGAGTCTGTGCTCGGCAGCGCGGTGCCGCTTGCGCTCGTGCCCGCCGGCACCGGAAACGACCTTGCCCGCACGCTCGGGATCCCGCGCACCGATCCCGCCGACGCGGCCGCTCTCGCCGTGACCGGCACCATCCGCGATCTTGACGTCGGCGAGCTCCAGTGCAGCGGCCGCGTAAAACACTTCCTGACGATCGCGGCGCTCGGCTTTGATGCGAAGGTGAGCGATCGCACCAACCGGCTGCGCTGGCCCTCGGGTTCGCTGCGTTACTACCTCGCGCTCGTGATCGAACTGCTGCGGCTGTCCCCGCTCGCGTTCAAGGTGCAGATCGACGACGAACCGGAGCGCGCCGAACCGGGGACCCTGATTGCGATCGGTAACACGGTGTCCTACGGCGGCGGGATGCCGATCTGCGCGGGTGCGGACCCGAGCGACGGCTTTTTCGACGTGGTCCACGTTGCCCCGATGCGACGTTGGGAGCTGATCCGGCTGTTCCCCAAGCTGCTGCGCGGGCAGCATCTCGAGCTGCCGCAGGTGTCGCAGCGGCGCGTGCACAAGGTCGGTGTGTCCGCGCCGGGGCTCTCGATTTATGCGGACGGCGAATTTGTGGGCACCGACACTTGCGCGATCACGGTGTTGCCCGCGAGACTCAAGATGATGGTGCCGCACGCCACCGCGGAGGAGGACCGCTCATGA
- a CDS encoding FAD-binding oxidoreductase has product MSVESVGPHEDQPMRWNGWGDPERAKPLPRAVHALLPLLLGRVRKPEASVELESVNLAPIALSAEDLGALREAVGEASVDTSQAARIYHAGGRSTPDLLRRRAQNQAAPDAVVRPGSHDEVRACLALAAAHGIAVIPFGGGSSVVGALDPERGAHRAVIALDLRRLTGLLRFDPLSGEAVLAAGTTGPDAEAALAAHGFELGHYPQSFRYATIGGFAAARSSGQNSAGYGRFDTMVTGIRVATPTGDLELGRSPGSAAGPDLIRVFLGSEGIFGVITEVTLRVHPVPTERVFEAWTFPSFAAGSEGLRQVAQAGSGPTVIRLSDEAETAVSLAQLGKIGKILAKGASAVTVYEGAGANASTEIAERRARTSALLRAAGGVSAGEGDAADWMQSRFDGPYLRDALLDAGVFCETLETASTWANLPKLRDAVEAALKDGFARIGSKSYIMCHISHIYPTGASLYFTVLASVREDPLAAWAPIKAGVNDAILEASGTISHHHAVGRDHAPWLREEVGETGIRILRAIKRELDPAAIMNPGAVIGADAGAAPSTTSRTEEPLQ; this is encoded by the coding sequence ATGAGCGTGGAAAGCGTTGGGCCCCATGAAGATCAGCCGATGCGCTGGAACGGTTGGGGTGATCCTGAGCGGGCAAAACCGCTGCCCCGCGCGGTACACGCGCTGTTGCCGCTGCTGCTGGGGCGCGTGCGCAAGCCTGAAGCTTCTGTTGAACTCGAGAGCGTCAATCTCGCGCCAATTGCCCTGAGCGCCGAAGATCTGGGTGCGCTGCGAGAGGCAGTAGGCGAGGCAAGTGTCGACACGTCGCAGGCTGCGCGCATCTACCATGCGGGCGGGAGATCCACCCCCGATCTGCTTCGGCGGCGGGCTCAGAACCAAGCCGCGCCCGACGCGGTTGTGCGCCCCGGCAGCCACGACGAGGTACGCGCCTGTCTCGCCCTCGCAGCGGCACACGGAATCGCTGTGATCCCGTTCGGCGGCGGCAGCAGTGTTGTCGGCGCGCTCGACCCCGAGCGCGGAGCACACCGGGCCGTCATCGCGCTCGATCTGCGCCGCCTCACCGGACTGCTGCGCTTCGATCCGCTCAGCGGAGAGGCCGTGCTCGCCGCGGGCACGACCGGGCCAGACGCGGAAGCGGCTCTCGCGGCGCACGGCTTCGAACTCGGGCACTACCCGCAGAGTTTCCGCTACGCAACGATCGGCGGTTTTGCCGCGGCCAGATCCTCCGGCCAGAACTCGGCCGGCTACGGACGCTTCGACACCATGGTGACCGGGATCCGCGTCGCCACCCCCACCGGGGACCTCGAGCTCGGGCGTTCGCCGGGATCCGCCGCTGGGCCAGACCTCATCCGCGTGTTCTTGGGGTCCGAGGGGATCTTTGGGGTGATCACCGAGGTCACGCTGCGGGTGCACCCCGTCCCCACTGAGCGCGTATTCGAGGCGTGGACGTTTCCGAGTTTCGCCGCCGGATCGGAGGGACTGCGGCAGGTCGCCCAGGCGGGATCCGGGCCCACCGTGATCCGTCTCTCCGACGAGGCAGAAACGGCCGTCAGTCTCGCACAGCTCGGCAAGATCGGCAAGATTCTCGCCAAGGGGGCGAGTGCCGTCACCGTGTATGAGGGCGCGGGCGCGAACGCGAGCACAGAGATCGCCGAGCGGCGAGCCCGGACCTCTGCGCTCCTACGCGCCGCGGGCGGCGTGTCCGCGGGAGAAGGCGACGCTGCGGACTGGATGCAGAGCCGCTTCGACGGCCCCTACCTTCGCGACGCGCTGCTCGATGCCGGGGTGTTCTGCGAGACGCTGGAGACCGCAAGCACCTGGGCGAATTTGCCCAAGCTCCGGGATGCGGTCGAGGCTGCCCTCAAGGACGGTTTCGCGCGCATCGGATCAAAGTCGTACATCATGTGCCACATCTCGCACATCTACCCCACCGGTGCCTCGCTCTACTTCACCGTACTCGCGAGCGTCCGCGAGGATCCGCTTGCCGCGTGGGCTCCCATCAAGGCCGGGGTCAACGACGCGATCCTCGAAGCCTCCGGCACCATCTCGCACCACCACGCGGTGGGGCGGGATCACGCACCGTGGCTGCGCGAAGAGGTCGGCGAGACAGGGATCCGGATCCTGCGCGCGATCAAGCGGGAGCTCGATCCCGCCGCCATCATGAATCCGGGCGCCGTGATTGGTGCGGATGCCGGGGCAGCCCCGTCCACGACCTCGCGCACCGAGGAGCCACTGCAGTGA